In the Drosophila takahashii strain IR98-3 E-12201 chromosome 3R, DtakHiC1v2, whole genome shotgun sequence genome, one interval contains:
- the LOC108060273 gene encoding uncharacterized protein yields the protein MSELPVPSKNTSERAVTLGGSFFDVLWPLILDENPCRIESKADENFVPSEPFDRLEWHTYLAQVGYPFYMPPHELRCCQGSRRQEMEEEEAAKALNKEVEERKGPAESDFLCRGSRAIRPIDQEVEHLRTEHERRQKLAYDFANRRYPWTMQTPSHELGFTLTEELQKCFKGPMERDILKAIHDHDCKLMILDLGTEVGIEDCQRWIKFRPYVQLLALVRTSRMDRSLQLLNVFHTLLVEESAENSWDDELQCSVRNGFLHAKKIQLLKSCGEPLVFVFSRFRGICTCDNFKVIRRT from the coding sequence ATGAGCGAGCTTCCAGTTCCCTCTAAGAATACCTCCGAAAGGGCTGTAACTCTGGGCGGTTCCTTTTTCGATGTGCTATGGCCGTTGATCCTGGACGAGAATCCGTGTCGCATTGAGAGCAAGGCGGATGAGAATTTTGTGCCCAGCGAACCCTTCGACCGACTGGAGTGGCATACCTACCTGGCCCAGGTGGGCTATCCCTTCTACATGCCGCCGCACGAGCTGCGCTGTTGCCAAGGATCCCGGCGCCAGGagatggaggaggaggaggcggccaAGGCATTGAACAAGGAGGTGGAGGAGCGAAAGGGACCGGCAGAGAGTGACTTCCTGTGCCGCGGATCCCGGGCCATACGGCCCATCGACCAGGAGGTGGAGCACCTGAGAACGGAGCATGAGCGCCGTCAGAAGCTGGCCTACGACTTTGCCAATCGTCGATATCCCTGGACCATGCAGACGCCCAGCCACGAACTGGGCTTCACCCTCACCGAAGAGCTGCAGAAGTGCTTCAAGGGGCCCATGGAACGGGACATACTGAAGGCCATTCATGATCACGACTGCAAGCTAATGATTCTCGATCTGGGCACCGAAGTCGGCATCGAGGACTGTCAGCGGTGGATTAAGTTCCGTCCCTACGTCCAGCTGCTAGCCCTGGTTCGCACCTCTCGAATGGATCGGTCGCTGCAGCTGCTCAATGTCTTTCACACGCTCCTCGTGGAGGAGTCGGCCGAGAACTCGTGGGATGACGAGCTGCAGTGCTCTGTTCGCAACGGCTTTTTGCATGCCAAGAAAATTCAGCTGCTCAAGTCCTGCGGCGAGCCACTTGTCTTCGTCTTTAGTCGCTTCCGGGGCATCTGCACCTGTGACAACTTTAAGGTAATCCGCAGGACCTAG